In a single window of the Melioribacteraceae bacterium genome:
- a CDS encoding cation transporter, giving the protein MKKTRFKISKMDCPSEEQMIRMKLADLTNINSLDFDIPNRQLTVFHTDSYEPIFQRLDSLNFDTSLVESVLTENPTLSVDNSYGERKLLWQVLAINFFFFALELITGFISNSMGLVADSLDMLADSIVYGLALFAVGGTMALKKNIAKAAGYFQLILALFGILEVIRRFVGFEKMPAFQTMIIISILALIGNSICLYLLQKSKSNEAHMQASMIFTSNDVIVNLGVILAGGLVYLSDSKYPDLIVGSIVFFIVGRGALKILKL; this is encoded by the coding sequence ATGAAAAAAACCCGATTCAAAATATCTAAAATGGACTGCCCTTCAGAGGAACAGATGATTAGGATGAAGCTTGCCGACTTAACAAACATAAATTCATTGGACTTTGATATTCCTAACAGACAATTGACAGTCTTTCATACCGACAGTTACGAACCCATTTTTCAACGGCTGGACAGTTTAAATTTTGATACCTCACTGGTTGAAAGTGTTTTGACTGAGAATCCAACTTTATCGGTCGACAATAGTTACGGGGAAAGGAAACTACTTTGGCAAGTCTTAGCAATTAACTTTTTCTTTTTTGCGCTTGAATTAATAACCGGTTTTATTTCTAATTCAATGGGACTTGTAGCGGATAGTTTGGATATGCTCGCCGATAGTATTGTTTATGGATTGGCACTCTTTGCGGTGGGTGGAACAATGGCGCTGAAAAAGAATATCGCAAAAGCTGCCGGATATTTTCAGTTAATTCTTGCCCTCTTCGGTATTCTTGAAGTAATAAGAAGATTTGTGGGATTTGAAAAGATGCCAGCATTTCAAACTATGATTATTATTTCTATTCTTGCCCTCATTGGTAATAGTATTTGTTTGTATTTACTGCAGAAAAGTAAGAGTAATGAAGCACACATGCAGGCAAGTATGATTTTTACCTCTAATGATGTGATTGTAAATCTTGGCGTTATATTAGCAGGTGGACTAGTTTATTTATCTGACTCGAAATATCCTGACCTAATTGTTGGATCAATTGTTTTCTTTATTGTTGGGCGGGGAGCGCTTAAAATCCTTAAACTATAA
- a CDS encoding DUF2200 domain-containing protein, translated as MNQTHDERIATMSFASVYPHYITKVMKKGRTEEELHQVIEWLTGFDNKKLQTLIAKNVTFEEFFKSAKLNPNAKLITGVICGYRVEEIENPLTQKVRYLDKLVDELAKGRKMEKILRNS; from the coding sequence ATGAATCAAACACATGATGAGCGAATCGCAACAATGAGTTTCGCTTCGGTTTATCCTCATTATATCACAAAAGTAATGAAGAAAGGGAGAACCGAAGAAGAGTTGCATCAAGTAATTGAGTGGCTTACCGGTTTTGACAACAAGAAACTGCAAACCCTCATCGCAAAAAATGTAACTTTCGAGGAATTCTTTAAAAGTGCCAAATTAAACCCAAACGCTAAACTTATTACCGGTGTTATTTGTGGGTACCGTGTTGAAGAAATCGAGAATCCCTTGACCCAAAAAGTCAGGTATTTAGATAAGCTGGTTGATGAGTTGGCTAAAGGGAGAAAGATGGAGAAGATTTTACGGAACTCATGA
- a CDS encoding GNAT family N-acetyltransferase has protein sequence MQIISVRENPVYKDQAIKYFQSKWQSVLPKIYEDCISHSIGSLNPLPQWYLLVKVEEIVGCAGLITNDFISRMDLYPWICAIYIEENQRGNNYGSLLIDKAKIDAKEGGFKHLYLCTDHIGYYEKYGFVYVGQGYHPWGEESRIYECKL, from the coding sequence ATGCAGATAATATCTGTCAGGGAAAATCCCGTATATAAAGACCAGGCAATCAAATACTTTCAGAGCAAATGGCAAAGTGTATTACCTAAAATTTATGAAGATTGCATAAGTCACAGTATAGGTTCTCTGAATCCGTTACCTCAATGGTACTTATTGGTAAAAGTAGAGGAAATTGTTGGTTGTGCCGGACTCATTACAAATGATTTTATCAGCCGGATGGATTTATACCCATGGATTTGTGCTATATACATTGAAGAAAACCAGAGAGGTAATAATTATGGTTCATTGCTAATTGATAAAGCAAAAATAGATGCTAAAGAAGGCGGATTTAAACATTTGTATTTATGCACGGATCATATTGGTTATTACGAAAAATATGGATTTGTATATGTTGGACAAGGTTACCACCCATGGGGCGAAGAATCAAGAATTTATGAATGTAAATTATGA
- a CDS encoding GNAT family N-acetyltransferase — MKIEKIVENKKQFLDLLLLADEQENMIDKYLPSGDLFALFDDDLKSVCVVVPINGETCELKNIATYEKYQGKGYGRALINFISDFYKKEYKTMLVGTGETPAILSFYESCGFRVSDRVKNFFTDNYDHPMFDGDIQLVDMIYLKKDL; from the coding sequence GTGAAAATCGAGAAGATTGTTGAAAACAAAAAACAGTTCCTTGACTTATTATTATTGGCAGATGAGCAGGAAAATATGATTGACAAATATTTGCCAAGTGGTGATTTGTTTGCTTTATTTGATGATGATTTGAAGAGTGTTTGCGTTGTTGTGCCGATTAATGGAGAAACATGTGAGTTGAAAAACATTGCAACATACGAGAAGTATCAAGGGAAAGGATATGGTAGAGCGTTGATAAATTTTATTTCTGATTTCTACAAAAAAGAATATAAAACAATGCTCGTCGGGACTGGAGAGACGCCGGCAATCTTATCTTTTTATGAAAGTTGTGGATTTAGAGTTTCAGATCGGGTAAAGAATTTTTTTACCGACAATTACGACCACCCTATGTTCGATGGCGACATCCAGCTTGTTGATATGATTTATCTTAAAAAGGATTTATAG
- a CDS encoding carboxylesterase/lipase family protein translates to MKLLTNIIILYVIATGLSINAFNLEANQEQKPIVKTSNGIISGSNDNGIFIFKGIPYAKAERFMPPQNPDAWDGVRECDEFGPVARQIVPWYPDSVQNEKELFSVNVWTQGIMDGKKRPVMLWLHGGGFHVGASNDPMTYGEALAKKGDIVFVSVNHRLNIFGFLDLSACGEKYKQSANVGMLDIVKALEWIQKNIENFGGNPSDVTIVGESGGGGKVGTLMCMPAAKGLFHKAIIQSGTLLNSMTKEKSQALGLAVLENLGISPTDVEKLNTIDYKDLVKAGNDAIAKISGPRKPGSPTMFGFAPSADGVVLLQQPFSPGFADISKDIPLMMGSTLNEMMPTAYGEKDLTIEQAKERLAKEYGDKTDQYIKLFAKAYPDYTPQDLLSIDKVFRPYTIRTADARSAETTAPLYVYFLAWKSQVDNASKGSFHGLDIPLAFNNVDLRPDWTGNTDEAWRLADKMSSAWISFIKTGNPNVKGVLPKWETYNAENGATMYFDNECRIVNNHDRELMNFMIPVN, encoded by the coding sequence ATGAAACTACTAACAAACATTATTATTCTTTATGTAATTGCTACCGGATTAAGCATTAACGCTTTTAACCTAGAGGCCAACCAAGAACAAAAACCCATTGTTAAAACTTCCAATGGAATTATTTCCGGCAGTAACGATAACGGTATATTTATTTTCAAGGGAATTCCTTATGCAAAAGCAGAAAGATTTATGCCTCCGCAGAATCCTGATGCATGGGACGGAGTTCGTGAATGCGATGAATTTGGACCGGTAGCCAGACAAATAGTACCCTGGTACCCTGATTCCGTACAAAACGAAAAAGAACTATTTAGTGTAAATGTATGGACACAAGGTATAATGGATGGTAAAAAACGTCCGGTTATGCTCTGGTTGCATGGCGGAGGATTTCACGTTGGCGCGAGTAACGATCCGATGACCTATGGTGAAGCTCTAGCAAAAAAGGGAGATATAGTATTTGTATCAGTAAATCACAGGTTAAACATTTTTGGTTTTCTTGATTTATCTGCATGTGGTGAAAAATATAAACAATCAGCAAATGTTGGTATGCTCGATATTGTGAAAGCCCTTGAATGGATTCAAAAAAATATTGAGAATTTTGGAGGCAACCCATCAGATGTAACAATTGTAGGGGAATCGGGGGGCGGTGGAAAAGTTGGAACATTAATGTGCATGCCGGCGGCAAAGGGTCTGTTTCACAAGGCAATTATTCAAAGCGGTACACTGCTCAATTCAATGACTAAAGAAAAATCGCAAGCACTGGGTTTAGCCGTACTTGAAAATTTAGGGATTTCACCAACTGATGTTGAAAAACTTAATACGATCGATTACAAGGATCTTGTTAAAGCTGGAAATGATGCAATAGCAAAAATTTCCGGTCCAAGAAAACCAGGATCGCCAACAATGTTTGGCTTTGCGCCTTCTGCGGATGGAGTTGTTTTGCTTCAGCAACCATTCAGTCCCGGCTTTGCTGATATTTCAAAAGATATTCCTCTTATGATGGGTTCCACGTTGAATGAAATGATGCCCACAGCTTATGGTGAAAAAGATTTGACAATCGAACAGGCTAAAGAACGGTTAGCAAAAGAATATGGTGATAAAACCGATCAATATATAAAGTTATTCGCAAAAGCTTATCCAGATTATACTCCGCAGGATCTTCTTTCTATTGATAAAGTTTTCAGACCATATACTATACGAACCGCTGATGCAAGGTCTGCAGAGACAACTGCCCCATTGTATGTTTATTTTTTAGCATGGAAAAGTCAGGTTGATAATGCGTCGAAAGGTTCTTTTCATGGTTTGGATATTCCTCTGGCATTCAACAATGTTGACTTGAGACCAGACTGGACTGGCAATACAGATGAAGCCTGGAGGTTAGCTGATAAAATGAGCTCCGCATGGATAAGTTTTATTAAAACAGGTAATCCAAATGTTAAGGGTGTTCTGCCAAAGTGGGAAACTTATAATGCGGAAAATGGTGCTACAATGTATTTTGATAATGAATGCAGAATAGTAAATAACCATGATAGAGAATTAATGAATTTCATGATACCTGTTAATTAA
- a CDS encoding cellulase family glycosylhydrolase, with protein MNMKKFSLLVSLIVIFLLISSQETKCLNPSGFEIKRGVNLSHWLSQDFGWAPKYTYINKDDIRFIDSIGYDHVRIPIDEKEMWDSNGVPIKEAFKNLINCLDWCAEYNLRAIVDLHTVRAHHFNAANDGTTNTLWVDSLAQKNFINLWVQLSNFLHKYPNNMVAYEILNEAVAPDHEDWNRLMNKTVAAIRKLEPERVLVIGPNMWQIAPNLKYLKLPEGDKNIILSFHTYSPLAFTHYKADWTQIKYYKGPVRYPGQIISNEDYEKYIDTTNLVLLDQTSDAREIFNKQRLIDVFKEGVEFAKSKNLQLYCGEFGCLATVDRKDRLAYYSDLISALEENNVAWCNWEYKGDFGIYFFDAEKKISLQPDFEFIKILLNN; from the coding sequence ATGAATATGAAGAAATTCTCATTATTGGTTTCTTTGATTGTGATATTTCTTTTGATTTCTAGCCAGGAAACTAAATGTCTGAATCCTTCCGGTTTCGAAATTAAACGGGGTGTTAATTTAAGTCATTGGCTATCTCAGGATTTTGGTTGGGCGCCAAAGTATACTTACATCAACAAAGATGATATAAGGTTTATTGACAGCATTGGATATGACCATGTGCGTATTCCTATAGATGAAAAGGAAATGTGGGATAGCAACGGCGTTCCGATTAAGGAAGCTTTTAAAAATCTTATTAACTGCCTCGACTGGTGCGCAGAATATAATCTTCGTGCAATTGTGGACCTTCATACTGTTAGGGCGCATCATTTCAATGCCGCCAACGACGGAACAACAAACACACTTTGGGTCGACTCGTTAGCTCAGAAAAACTTCATCAACCTATGGGTACAGTTATCAAATTTTCTTCATAAATATCCCAATAATATGGTTGCTTACGAAATATTAAATGAAGCAGTTGCCCCGGACCATGAAGACTGGAACAGATTGATGAATAAAACAGTTGCGGCAATCCGCAAGTTAGAGCCCGAAAGAGTATTGGTTATTGGCCCAAATATGTGGCAAATTGCTCCAAACCTAAAATATTTGAAACTGCCGGAAGGTGATAAAAATATTATACTCAGCTTTCATACCTATTCCCCATTGGCATTTACCCACTATAAAGCCGACTGGACACAAATAAAATATTACAAAGGTCCGGTGCGTTATCCGGGTCAAATTATTTCCAACGAAGATTATGAAAAATACATTGACACCACTAATTTGGTCTTGTTGGATCAAACCTCCGATGCGAGGGAAATTTTCAACAAACAGAGATTAATAGATGTATTTAAGGAAGGGGTGGAATTTGCGAAATCAAAAAACTTACAGCTATATTGTGGCGAGTTCGGTTGTCTGGCAACAGTAGATCGAAAAGATCGCTTAGCTTATTATTCCGATCTGATTTCCGCGCTTGAAGAAAATAATGTTGCTTGGTGTAATTGGGAATATAAAGGAGATTTTGGGATATACTTTTTTGATGCTGAAAAGAAAATATCACTCCAGCCTGATTTTGAATTTATAAAAATATTGCTGAATAATTAA
- a CDS encoding EVE domain-containing protein — translation MKYWLMKSEPNVYSIDDLAKEKNKTTYWDGVRNYQARNFLRDEMKIGDRVIFYHSNSEPPGAAGICEVVKEGYPDFTAFDPDDPHYDPKSKKDNPAWIMVDVKLIKKFSRLVPINEMRENKKLVNMQLLQRGNRLSVMPLTKTEFDTIVGRGE, via the coding sequence ATGAAATATTGGTTAATGAAATCGGAGCCGAATGTATATTCGATTGATGATTTAGCTAAAGAGAAAAACAAAACTACATATTGGGACGGTGTGAGAAATTACCAGGCGAGAAATTTTTTACGCGATGAGATGAAAATTGGGGACCGGGTTATATTTTATCACAGTAATTCGGAACCGCCGGGAGCCGCTGGGATTTGTGAAGTAGTGAAGGAAGGTTATCCCGATTTTACAGCTTTCGATCCCGATGATCCTCACTACGACCCTAAAAGTAAAAAAGATAACCCCGCCTGGATTATGGTTGACGTAAAGTTGATTAAAAAGTTTTCCCGGCTAGTGCCAATTAATGAAATGAGGGAAAACAAGAAATTGGTAAATATGCAACTGCTACAGAGAGGAAACAGATTATCTGTAATGCCTTTAACCAAAACTGAGTTCGATACTATTGTGGGGAGGGGAGAATAG
- a CDS encoding glycoside hydrolase family 9 protein: MKRLTLLPVLLLLLAVSNNASAQVLKLNNLEYFETQGVNVLVYNNLFTGGFNDEKNAGIELIHHGVRTAQGGAVRLSNTPEQWDLVPEISNRKVDRAANSIESVLRYKDYDFNSRVVVTAKGKGVEISVYLDKPVPKALEGNAGFNFEFLPSQYWGKVYLMDGRYNRFSRYVVGNTSARPNSEKPKQFKGYKTYDDRGTGKYIDPLPLETGRTFLLAPDDPSRLVKITSLDTDLMLFDGRVLAQNGWFVVRSILPAGKTGKVLTWTVEPNAIEGWIREPNIGFSQVGYLPTQQKVAVIELDKKDKPLEVASIYKIGDSGNATQVFSGKIVPWGDYFKYHYVKFDFSSVKAPGIYYIQYGNFKTNNFLINDNVYDKITDATSDIWIPIHMNHMFVREAYRVWHGEPFKEGYLQAPPNTDHFDLHWQGPTTDTKYKGLELIPGLNIGGFFDAGDFDIETGANINVVQNFVHTWEYFKPLRDQTYINQKQRYVELHRPDGTPDILQFIEHGTLNLVAQAEIIGHMSQTLSNSVLYNYHHLGDAASITDGLPYNPELGPYEIAPDGRSSGVKDDMWAFTSRNPGLDLRAATMFAAASRALKGYNDDLSARALTQSKRLLQEATELLKNQQEDTTSFWGGRSANIGTYLQLYISTGEQQYIDKFEELLWSALDRNVNFNLLTALNAIPHMDESFKEKLRPYVLKYKEYLDELDKDNPYGVPIGLGNWAGGGIILNFGTTINFAIKYFPEIIDVSHAFKTSNYFFGCHPYHNYSLVATVGASRPKEVFYGNNRADFSFIPGNVAPGVLFRKPDHFENYDDWPFLWGQNEGTIGGNTSYLIFGAAFKDLIK, translated from the coding sequence ATGAAAAGACTAACACTACTACCAGTTTTACTGCTACTATTAGCAGTATCCAACAATGCTTCAGCCCAGGTTTTAAAACTCAATAATCTTGAGTACTTCGAAACACAAGGTGTAAACGTGCTTGTGTACAATAACCTATTTACTGGGGGTTTTAATGATGAAAAGAATGCCGGTATTGAATTAATACATCATGGTGTAAGAACTGCACAGGGCGGTGCAGTGCGGCTTTCAAATACTCCCGAACAATGGGATCTTGTACCTGAAATATCAAACCGAAAAGTAGATCGTGCTGCGAATTCCATTGAATCTGTATTAAGGTACAAAGATTACGATTTCAATTCGCGTGTGGTTGTAACCGCAAAAGGTAAAGGGGTTGAGATTTCTGTTTACCTTGATAAGCCTGTTCCAAAAGCACTTGAAGGAAATGCTGGATTCAACTTTGAATTTCTACCCTCGCAATATTGGGGAAAAGTTTATTTGATGGATGGGAGGTACAACCGATTCTCTCGCTATGTAGTTGGGAATACAAGTGCCAGGCCGAACTCAGAAAAACCAAAACAGTTTAAGGGATATAAAACTTACGATGACAGGGGTACAGGTAAATATATAGATCCCCTTCCTCTCGAAACGGGTCGAACATTTCTCCTAGCACCAGATGATCCTTCACGTTTGGTAAAGATCACCTCACTTGATACCGATCTAATGTTATTTGATGGCCGAGTTCTTGCCCAAAATGGTTGGTTTGTAGTTCGAAGTATTCTCCCAGCAGGAAAAACTGGAAAGGTTCTAACATGGACAGTTGAACCAAACGCAATTGAAGGTTGGATAAGAGAGCCAAATATTGGTTTCTCTCAAGTTGGCTACCTTCCAACTCAACAAAAAGTCGCTGTTATTGAACTTGACAAAAAAGACAAACCACTTGAAGTTGCATCAATATATAAAATTGGTGACAGCGGCAATGCAACACAAGTATTCAGCGGGAAAATTGTGCCATGGGGCGACTATTTTAAGTACCACTATGTGAAATTTGATTTTAGTTCAGTTAAAGCTCCTGGTATATATTATATACAGTATGGCAACTTTAAAACAAATAACTTTTTAATAAATGATAACGTTTACGATAAAATCACAGACGCAACGAGCGATATATGGATTCCAATACATATGAATCATATGTTCGTAAGAGAGGCTTATAGAGTTTGGCACGGTGAACCCTTTAAGGAAGGTTATCTTCAAGCTCCCCCAAACACCGATCATTTCGACCTTCACTGGCAAGGCCCAACAACCGATACAAAGTATAAAGGTTTAGAACTTATCCCAGGATTAAACATTGGTGGTTTTTTTGATGCTGGTGATTTTGATATTGAGACCGGAGCAAATATTAACGTGGTTCAGAATTTTGTTCATACATGGGAATATTTCAAACCTTTACGCGATCAAACTTATATTAACCAGAAGCAACGGTATGTTGAACTTCACCGCCCGGATGGAACACCGGACATACTTCAATTTATAGAACATGGAACATTGAACTTGGTAGCTCAAGCAGAGATTATAGGACACATGTCCCAAACACTATCAAACTCTGTCCTCTATAATTACCATCATCTTGGTGATGCGGCTTCAATTACAGACGGACTTCCTTATAATCCTGAACTTGGTCCTTACGAAATAGCTCCTGACGGTCGCTCAAGCGGAGTTAAGGATGATATGTGGGCATTCACTAGCCGTAATCCAGGCCTCGATCTTAGAGCTGCAACAATGTTTGCGGCAGCCAGCCGAGCATTAAAAGGTTACAATGATGATCTTTCGGCCAGAGCATTGACTCAGTCAAAAAGACTTCTGCAAGAGGCAACAGAATTACTCAAGAATCAACAAGAGGACACAACTTCATTTTGGGGTGGTAGATCAGCAAATATTGGCACCTATCTTCAACTATATATCTCAACAGGTGAACAGCAATACATCGATAAATTCGAGGAACTTTTGTGGTCTGCACTTGATCGCAATGTCAATTTCAATCTATTAACCGCATTGAATGCCATTCCCCACATGGATGAGTCATTCAAGGAAAAACTACGGCCATATGTTTTAAAGTACAAGGAATACTTAGATGAACTTGATAAGGATAATCCTTATGGTGTACCTATTGGTCTTGGTAACTGGGCTGGCGGCGGAATCATATTAAACTTTGGCACCACTATAAATTTTGCGATTAAATATTTTCCAGAAATTATTGATGTAAGCCATGCTTTTAAAACCTCAAACTATTTCTTTGGATGTCACCCTTATCATAATTATTCTTTAGTAGCAACAGTGGGAGCTTCTCGTCCCAAAGAAGTTTTTTATGGAAATAACAGGGCCGACTTCTCATTCATTCCGGGAAATGTTGCGCCTGGTGTATTATTTAGAAAACCGGACCATTTTGAAAACTATGATGATTGGCCATTTTTATGGGGTCAAAACGAAGGAACAATTGGCGGGAATACCAGCTATTTAATTTTCGGAGCGGCTTTTAAGGATTTAATAAAATAA
- a CDS encoding SRPBCC domain-containing protein, with product MAVGIKVELKMDISASPTKVWDALVNPEIIKQYLFGTNTITDWKIGSPIVFQGVWDGTEYKDKGTILEFIPEKKLKYDYWSSFSPLEDKPENYQQITFTIEVGGDTTVLALIQENITDETTRGHSENNWKMILNQIKQIVERNAGK from the coding sequence ATGGCTGTCGGAATTAAAGTAGAATTGAAAATGGATATATCGGCGAGTCCCACAAAAGTTTGGGATGCATTAGTAAATCCCGAAATTATTAAACAATACTTGTTTGGTACCAATACAATCACTGATTGGAAAATCGGGAGCCCCATTGTTTTTCAAGGAGTGTGGGATGGTACTGAGTATAAGGATAAAGGAACTATACTTGAATTTATCCCGGAGAAAAAACTTAAGTACGATTATTGGAGTTCTTTTTCACCACTTGAAGATAAGCCGGAAAATTATCAACAGATTACTTTTACGATCGAAGTTGGTGGAGACACAACAGTGTTGGCACTAATTCAAGAAAATATTACTGATGAAACAACAAGAGGACATTCCGAGAATAACTGGAAAATGATCCTTAATCAAATAAAACAAATAGTTGAAAGAAATGCGGGCAAATAA
- a CDS encoding alpha-glucuronidase produces MKRLFVLLLLTIFSINHLYAEDGYRLWLRYEKISNKKLLNNYTKSISGYYFEGTSPTLIAAKEELVDGLTAMLGKSPTSFNNIQSNAIIAANYNNSTVLKELNLKSQLTALGNEGFLIISSKIKNKAATVITANSDVGVLYGVFHFLKMIQTNQSVANINYSSSPKIDIRLLNHWDNLDRTVERGYAGFSIWDWHKLPDYIYPQYKDYARANASIGINGTVLTNVNANSYVLNKYFLEKVAALANIFRPYGIKVYLTARFSSPIELGGLKTADPLEKEVQDWWNKKVEEIYELIPDFGGFLVKANSEGQPGPQNYGRNHAEGANMLADAVKPFGGIVMWRAFVYDNETPEDRAKQAYNEFKPLDGKFRDNVLVQVKNGAIDFQPREPFHPMFGAMPQTPLMMEFQITQEYLGQATNLVYLAPMYKECLEADTYSKGKGSTVAKVIDGTVDNHTLTGIAGVANTGTDRNWTGHLFGQSNWYAFGRLAWDHNISSEQIADEWIKMTFSNDADVVSSIKNIMLPSHEYCVNYMTPLGLHHIMGWDHHYGPAPWIKDKHRADWTSVYYHKADENGIGFNRTASGSNATSQYAKEVNEYFSSLESCPEENLLWFHHLSWNYKLKSGNTLWNELVNKYYSGVEGVRNMMNIWNSLEAKIDVQRFNHVKMLLNVQEKEAVWWRNACLLYFQTFSKKPIPTNFEQPDKTLDYYINLHFRYAPGI; encoded by the coding sequence ATGAAAAGACTTTTTGTGCTTTTATTACTGACTATATTTTCTATCAATCATCTCTACGCTGAAGATGGTTATAGATTATGGCTACGTTACGAAAAGATATCCAATAAAAAGTTACTTAACAATTATACTAAATCTATATCCGGTTATTACTTTGAAGGCACTTCCCCAACTTTAATTGCCGCCAAAGAAGAATTAGTAGATGGTTTAACGGCCATGCTCGGTAAATCCCCCACTTCATTTAATAATATTCAATCAAATGCAATTATTGCGGCAAACTATAACAATTCAACAGTGTTAAAAGAATTAAATCTCAAATCTCAATTAACTGCTTTAGGAAATGAGGGGTTTCTAATTATTTCTTCAAAAATTAAAAATAAAGCAGCTACTGTAATTACAGCAAACAGCGATGTTGGTGTATTATATGGAGTATTTCATTTTTTAAAAATGATTCAGACAAATCAATCAGTTGCCAATATTAATTATTCTTCTTCTCCTAAAATTGATATAAGGTTATTAAACCATTGGGATAATTTAGACAGAACCGTAGAACGGGGTTATGCAGGATTTTCTATTTGGGATTGGCATAAATTACCCGATTATATTTATCCACAATATAAAGATTATGCCCGCGCAAACGCTTCGATAGGAATTAATGGTACTGTACTAACAAACGTTAATGCAAATTCATACGTGCTCAATAAATATTTTCTGGAAAAAGTTGCCGCATTAGCTAATATCTTCCGGCCATATGGAATAAAAGTATATTTAACCGCACGATTCAGTTCACCCATTGAACTTGGAGGTTTAAAAACTGCAGATCCTCTTGAAAAGGAAGTTCAGGATTGGTGGAATAAAAAAGTTGAAGAGATATATGAATTAATTCCAGATTTCGGTGGATTTTTGGTAAAAGCTAATTCAGAGGGACAACCCGGACCGCAAAATTATGGACGCAATCATGCTGAAGGCGCTAATATGCTTGCCGATGCTGTAAAACCATTTGGCGGTATTGTAATGTGGCGTGCGTTTGTTTATGATAATGAAACTCCCGAAGACCGAGCTAAGCAGGCTTATAATGAATTTAAACCGCTCGACGGAAAATTTAGAGATAATGTTTTAGTTCAGGTTAAAAATGGAGCAATTGATTTTCAGCCGAGGGAACCGTTTCATCCTATGTTTGGGGCAATGCCGCAAACTCCATTAATGATGGAATTTCAAATTACGCAGGAATATTTAGGACAGGCAACAAATCTGGTTTACCTTGCCCCAATGTATAAAGAATGCCTTGAAGCTGATACTTATTCAAAAGGTAAAGGCTCAACCGTAGCCAAAGTAATTGATGGTACTGTCGATAATCATACTTTAACTGGAATTGCAGGAGTAGCAAATACCGGGACCGATAGAAATTGGACCGGTCATTTATTCGGTCAATCCAATTGGTATGCTTTCGGAAGATTGGCCTGGGATCATAATATTTCTTCCGAGCAAATTGCTGATGAGTGGATTAAGATGACTTTCTCAAATGATGCAGATGTTGTTTCATCAATTAAAAATATTATGCTTCCCTCTCATGAATATTGTGTTAACTATATGACTCCACTCGGACTTCATCACATTATGGGATGGGATCATCATTACGGTCCGGCACCATGGATTAAAGATAAGCACCGCGCCGATTGGACTTCTGTATATTATCATAAAGCTGATGAGAATGGAATTGGTTTTAACCGCACCGCATCTGGTAGCAATGCTACTTCTCAATACGCAAAGGAAGTGAATGAATATTTTTCTTCACTAGAAAGTTGCCCGGAAGAAAATCTTCTCTGGTTTCATCATCTTTCATGGAATTATAAATTAAAGTCGGGTAATACATTGTGGAACGAATTAGTAAATAAATATTATTCTGGAGTTGAGGGAGTTCGCAACATGATGAATATTTGGAATTCTCTCGAAGCTAAAATTGATGTACAAAGATTTAATCATGTAAAAATGCTTTTGAATGTTCAAGAAAAAGAGGCGGTCTGGTGGAGGAACGCTTGTCTTCTCTATTTCCAAACATTTTCTAAAAAACCGATCCCTACAAATTTTGAGCAGCCGGATAAAACATTAGACTACTACATTAATCTTCACTTTAGATACGCGCCGGGCATTTGA
- a CDS encoding FeoB-associated Cys-rich membrane protein, which produces MQDVIVLGIIILTIAYVVFSFIKNIRTKNNNSCGGCTGCELSKNSAACDRKI; this is translated from the coding sequence ATGCAAGATGTAATAGTGCTGGGAATAATTATTTTAACTATCGCGTATGTAGTATTCTCGTTTATAAAAAATATTCGTACTAAAAACAATAATAGTTGTGGCGGCTGTACAGGCTGTGAATTGTCTAAAAATAGCGCCGCCTGCGATCGTAAAATTTAA